In Citrus sinensis cultivar Valencia sweet orange chromosome 2, DVS_A1.0, whole genome shotgun sequence, a single genomic region encodes these proteins:
- the LOC102630813 gene encoding dihydrolipoyllysine-residue succinyltransferase component of 2-oxoglutarate dehydrogenase complex 1, mitochondrial-like isoform X2 — protein MGESITDGTLAKFLKQPGDRVEIDEPIAQIETDKVTIDVASPQAGVIQKLIAKEGETVEPGAKIAVISKSGEGVAQAAPAEKAAAQPPPAEEKPSVEKQTPESEAAPAVKDKTPSEPPPTAKKPTSPSKPMASEPQLPPKDRERRVPMTRLRKRVATRLKDSQNTFALLTTFNEVDMTNLMKLRSDYKDAFLEKHGVKLGLMSGFVKAAVSALQHQPVVNAVIDGDDIIYRDYIDISFAVGTKKGLVVPVIRNSERMNFAEIEKEISTLAKKANDGSISIDEMAGGTFTISNGGVYGSLLSTPIINPPQSAILGMHSIVNRPMVVGGNVVPRPMMYIALTYDHRLIDGREAVFFLRRIKDIVEDPRRLLLDI, from the exons ATGGGTGAATCCATTACTGATGGAACATTGGCGAAGTTTTTGAAGC AACCTGGAGATAGAGTTGAAATTGATGAGCCCATTGCTCAAATTGAAACCGATAAG GTGACAATTGATGTGGCTAGTCCTCAAGCCGGTGTTATCCAAAAG CTTATAGCCAAGGAAGGTGAAACTGTGGAACCAGGTGCAAAGATTGCTGTTATTTCAAAATCAGGTGAAGGTGTTGCTCAAGCTGCTCCAGCAGAGAAAGCTGCTGCTCAGCCTCCACCTGCTGAAGAAAAGCCAAGTGTTGAGAAGCAAACTCCTGAGTCGGAAGCTGCCCCTGctgtaaaagataaaacacCCTCTGAACCACCTCCTACAGCCAAAAAACCTACTTCACCTTCAAAACCCATGGCTTCAGAACCCCAGCTTCCTCCCAAGGACAGAGAGAGACGG GTCCCTATGACAAGACTTAGGAAAAGGGTCGCTACTCGCTTGAAAGATTCTCAGAATACATTTGCGTTGCTTACCACATTTAATGAGGTTGATAT GACTAACTTGATGAAGCTCCGCTCAGATTATAAGGATGCTTTTCTTGAAAAACATGGTGTGAAATTGGGACTAATGTCGGGATTTGTCAAA GCTGCTGTTAGTGCACTCCAGCATCAGCCAGTTGTTAATGCTGTCATTGATGGGGACGACATCATATATAGAGACTACATTGATATCAGCTTTGCTGTTGGCACTAAAAAG GGTCTTGTTGTTCCGGTCATCCGCAACAGTGAGAGAATGAACTTTGCTGAGATAGAGAAGGAGATCAGCACTCTTGCTAAAAAGGCAAATGATGGTTCTATTTCAATTGATGAAATGGCTGGAGGCACATTCACAATATCTAATGGTGGTGTCTATGGAAGCCTTTTGAGTACACCAATTATTAATCCTCCACAG TCTGCAATATTGGGCATGCACTCAATCGTGAACCGTCCAATGGTTGTTGGAGGCAACGTCGTCCCAAGGCCAATGATGTATATTGCACTTACATATGATCATCGGCTGATCGATGGAAGAGAGGCTGTATTTTTCTTGCGCCGGATCAAAGATATTGTGGAGGACCCTCGCAGGCTGCTCCTTGACATATGA
- the LOC102630813 gene encoding dihydrolipoyllysine-residue succinyltransferase component of 2-oxoglutarate dehydrogenase complex 1, mitochondrial-like isoform X1: MIWGIVRRKITSAQVIGQSVSKIGPRCHATAQKEAILTCRGFQRVQRSSYHILSGNYVCSTPRSEVIELIQKGSFIGSRSRLFSSDSGDLVDAVVPFMGESITDGTLAKFLKQPGDRVEIDEPIAQIETDKVTIDVASPQAGVIQKLIAKEGETVEPGAKIAVISKSGEGVAQAAPAEKAAAQPPPAEEKPSVEKQTPESEAAPAVKDKTPSEPPPTAKKPTSPSKPMASEPQLPPKDRERRVPMTRLRKRVATRLKDSQNTFALLTTFNEVDMTNLMKLRSDYKDAFLEKHGVKLGLMSGFVKAAVSALQHQPVVNAVIDGDDIIYRDYIDISFAVGTKKGLVVPVIRNSERMNFAEIEKEISTLAKKANDGSISIDEMAGGTFTISNGGVYGSLLSTPIINPPQSAILGMHSIVNRPMVVGGNVVPRPMMYIALTYDHRLIDGREAVFFLRRIKDIVEDPRRLLLDI, encoded by the exons ATGATTTGGGGAATTGTTCGCCGCAAAATCACTTcg GCTCAAGTGATTGGACAATCAGTGTCAAAGATTGGGCCAAGATGTCACGCGACTGCGCAAAAGGAG GCTATACTCACTTGCAGAGGTTTTCAGCGTGTTCAGCGTTCTAGCTATCACATTTTGTcag gGAATTATGTTTGTTCGACGCCAAGAAG CGAAGTAATTGAGCTGATACAGAAAGGATCTTTTATTGGATCGAGAAGTAGATTGTTTTCTTCAGATAGTG GAGACCTGGTTGATGCTGTTGTTCCCTTCATGGGTGAATCCATTACTGATGGAACATTGGCGAAGTTTTTGAAGC AACCTGGAGATAGAGTTGAAATTGATGAGCCCATTGCTCAAATTGAAACCGATAAG GTGACAATTGATGTGGCTAGTCCTCAAGCCGGTGTTATCCAAAAG CTTATAGCCAAGGAAGGTGAAACTGTGGAACCAGGTGCAAAGATTGCTGTTATTTCAAAATCAGGTGAAGGTGTTGCTCAAGCTGCTCCAGCAGAGAAAGCTGCTGCTCAGCCTCCACCTGCTGAAGAAAAGCCAAGTGTTGAGAAGCAAACTCCTGAGTCGGAAGCTGCCCCTGctgtaaaagataaaacacCCTCTGAACCACCTCCTACAGCCAAAAAACCTACTTCACCTTCAAAACCCATGGCTTCAGAACCCCAGCTTCCTCCCAAGGACAGAGAGAGACGG GTCCCTATGACAAGACTTAGGAAAAGGGTCGCTACTCGCTTGAAAGATTCTCAGAATACATTTGCGTTGCTTACCACATTTAATGAGGTTGATAT GACTAACTTGATGAAGCTCCGCTCAGATTATAAGGATGCTTTTCTTGAAAAACATGGTGTGAAATTGGGACTAATGTCGGGATTTGTCAAA GCTGCTGTTAGTGCACTCCAGCATCAGCCAGTTGTTAATGCTGTCATTGATGGGGACGACATCATATATAGAGACTACATTGATATCAGCTTTGCTGTTGGCACTAAAAAG GGTCTTGTTGTTCCGGTCATCCGCAACAGTGAGAGAATGAACTTTGCTGAGATAGAGAAGGAGATCAGCACTCTTGCTAAAAAGGCAAATGATGGTTCTATTTCAATTGATGAAATGGCTGGAGGCACATTCACAATATCTAATGGTGGTGTCTATGGAAGCCTTTTGAGTACACCAATTATTAATCCTCCACAG TCTGCAATATTGGGCATGCACTCAATCGTGAACCGTCCAATGGTTGTTGGAGGCAACGTCGTCCCAAGGCCAATGATGTATATTGCACTTACATATGATCATCGGCTGATCGATGGAAGAGAGGCTGTATTTTTCTTGCGCCGGATCAAAGATATTGTGGAGGACCCTCGCAGGCTGCTCCTTGACATATGA
- the LOC102629814 gene encoding uncharacterized protein LOC102629814: MIQLLYTVIFSQMALIMTLLFKTPLRKLVIMSLDRVKRGRGPVVVKTVGGTLFIVLMSSVYSILKIQQRTLETGALNPTDQILMSKHMLEASLMGFLLFLSLMMDRLHHYIRELRLLRKAMEAAKKQTRSFEDGKNDNVDERKGLGDDIATLKTKIKKLESECEMKDKEANAAKAEAEALKKQSEGFLLEYDRLLADNQHLRNQLESIDHSDSKKDM; encoded by the exons ATGATACAGCTGCTCTACACAGTAATCTTCTCCCAGATGGCGTTGATAATGACGCTGTTGTTCAAGACGCCGTTGAGGAAGCTGGTGATAATGAGTCTGGATCGGGTCAAGCGAGGGCGGGGCCCAGTGGTTGTCAAAACGGTGGGCGGGACTTTGTTCATTGTGCTCATGTCCAGCGTTTACAGCATCCTCAAGATCCAGCAACGCACCCTCGAGACCGGCGCCCTTAATCCCACCGACCAAATCCTTATGTCTAAGCACATGCTTGAAGCCTCTCTCATGG GATTCTTGTTATTCCTCTCATTAATGATGGATAGACTACACCATTACATAAGAGAACTTCGATTGCTCAGGAAGGCCATGGAAGCTGCAAAGAAGCAAACCAGAAGTTTTGAGGATGGGAAGAATGATAATGTAGATGAGCGTAAAGGCTTGGGAGATGATATTGCTACATTGAAGACAAAGATTAAGAAGTTGGAATCTGAATGTGAGATGAAAGATAAGGAGGCCAATGCTGCAAAAGCTGAAGCAGAGGCACTGAAAAAACAATCTGAAGGATTCCTTCTAGAGTATGATCGGTTGCTAGCAGATAATCAACACCTCCGGAACCAGTTGGAGTCAATTGACCATTCAGACAGCAAGAAGGATATGTGA